The following coding sequences lie in one Gadus macrocephalus chromosome 1, ASM3116895v1 genomic window:
- the LOC132458257 gene encoding tumor necrosis factor receptor superfamily member 14-like gives MIQTGINIGHLRPIFSEHLVWLIFIAITNVSAGCPSDEYPIMHHECCPNCQTGQYVSEDCTLSKYTVCLPCSEGTFNNGSNGLKQCFPCTDCVSGLGFKLKKQCTATSDALCEVLDGYFCKDSVRGGCMAVQRHKDCSPGQCISQRGTASQDTVCLNCNHGTFSNGNSTYCRPHTICEHLGLEQMKPGSDSKDSECSSFKGGDKSVCEVLGLIVAGTLIQVVAIFVLMLCLYIYIHCLPHVEGLNASKLSILCEVVE, from the exons ATGATTCAAACTGGAATAAACATTGGACATCTTCGTCCAATTTTCTCTGAACATTTAGTTTGGCTAATATTCATTGCCATTACTAATGTATCAGCAGGATGTCCCTCGGATGAATATCCAATAATGCATCATGAGTGTTGTCCTAATTGCCAAACTG GCCAATATGTTTCTGAGGACTGCACTCTGAGTAAGTACACAGTGTGTCTGCCGTGTAGCGAAGGTACTTTCAACAACGGATCGAATGGGCTCAAACAATGCTTTCCTTGCACAGACTGCGTTTCAG GTCTCGGCTTTAAGCTGAAAAAGCAGTGTACAGCCACATCAGATGCTCTGTGTGAGGTACTGGACGGCTACTTCTGTAAGGACTCAGTGAGGGGTGGCTGTATGGCAGTTCAGAGACACAAGGATTGCAGCCCTGGCCAATGCATCAGCCAAAGAG GAACAGCTTCTCAAGACACAGTGTGCCTTAATTGCAACCATGGAACATTCTCAAATGGCAACTCAACATATTGCCGGCCCCACACAAT ATGTGAACATCTGGGACTGGAGCAGATGAAACCAGGAAGTGATTCCAAAGATTCTGAATGTAGTTCATTCAAAGGCGGGGATAAAAGTGTTTGTGAGGTATTAGGATTAATAGTAGCTGGAACACTAATTCAAGTAGTGGCAATCTTCGTCCTGATGCTatgtctatatatttatatacattgtTTACCACACGTTGAAGGCCTGAATGCCTCTAAGTTAAGTATTTTGTGTGAGGTGGTTGAATGA
- the mapk13 gene encoding mitogen-activated protein kinase 13: MEARPHFSREEINNTVWEVPVKFIRLKQIGSGAYGSVCSVTNEKTKEKVAIKKLHRPFQSEIFAKRAYRELRLLKHMKHENVIGLLDVFTPAATGFEDFQDFYLVMPYMFTDLSKVRGNLSEDKVQFLVYQMLCGLRYIHKAGIIHRDLKPGNLAVNQDCELKILDFGLARSTDAEMTGYVVTRWYRAPEVILNWMHYTQTVDIWSVGCIMAEMINGKTLFKGKDYMDQLTQIMKVTGVPGKEFIQKLDSPEAKSYMKNLPHYPRKDFSTLFPKASAQAIDLLEKMLVLDGDERPTAELALEHPYFDTLRDPEDCPDPKPYDDSRDNATLSLEEWKQLCFKEVRSFVPFPRRDSKRRNTLTMTKSA, from the exons ATGGAAGCTCGGCCGCATTTCTCCCGTGAGGAAATCAACAATACGGTGTGGGAAGTCCCGGTGAAGTTTATTAGACTGAAGCAAATCGGGTCTGGAGCGTACGGTTCAGTGTG TTCGGTGACCAACGAGAAGACGAAAGAGAAGGTTGCCATCAAGAAGCTGCACAGGCCCTTTCAGTCGGAGATATTCGCCAAGAGGGCCTATCGAGAGCTTCGACTGCTGAAGCACATGAAGCACGAAAAT GTCATTGGGCTTCTTGACGTGTTCACACCTGCAGCTACGGGGTTCGAGGACTTTCAGGACTT CTACCTGGTCATGCCATACATGTTCACTGACCTGTCAAAGGTGCGCGGCAATCTGTCCGAAGACAAAGTGCAGTTTCTGGTGTATCAGATGCTGTGTGGACTCAGG TACATTCACAAGGCAGGCATCATCCACAGA GACCTTAAACCGGGAAACCTGGCCGTGAACCAAGACTGCGAGTTAAAG ATCCTCGACTTCGGGCTGGCTCGCAGTACCGATGCTGAGATGACGGGCTACGTGGTGACCCGGTGGTATCGGGCGCCGGAAGTCATTCTCAACTGGATGCACTACACCCAGACTG TGGATATCTGGTCCGTGGGCTGCATCATGGCAGAAATGATCAACGGAAAAACACTCTTCAAAGGGAAAGACT ATATGGACCAACTCACCCAGATCATGAAAGTGACTGGTGTCCCTGGGAAAGAATTCATCCAGAAGCTGGACAGCCCTGAG GCCAAAAGCTACATGAAGAACCTCCCGCATTATCCAAGGAAGGACTTCTCCACCTTGTTTCCCAAGGCCAGTGCACAAG CCATTGACCTGCTGGAGAAGATGCTGGTTCTGGACGGGGACGAGAGGCCCACTGCCGAACTGGCCCTGGAGCACCCTTACTTTGACACGCTGAGGGACCCAGAGGACTGCCCCGACCCCAAGCCCTATGACGACAGCCGGGACAACGCAACACTATCCCTTGAGGAATGGAAAC AGTTATGTTTCAAAGAGGTAAGAAGCTTTGTGCCATTCCCGAGGAGAGACTCGAAGAGAAGAAACACACTGACGATGACTAAGAGTGCCTGA